TTAAAATCAATATTTAAACACTTTGCCGCCTGCCATTACTTCCTGTGTTTTCTCGTCAAAGGTTGCTTTTTGGCCGGTGTGCACGGCGGCGTTGGTCATAATGGTGGCAATGCTGTGGCTATAGCCAGCCTCAACAGGGGCATGAGGTTGCTGGCGGCTGCGCACGCACTCCATCCAGTTGCGCACGTGGTTAGAGGTTAAAATATCGCCACCGGTATTGGCCGATGCTACTACCGCTTCGTTATTCGGCAGTTTTACTTCGGGCAGCAGGTTGGCTTTCATACCCATGGCTGCAGCCATCTTTTCGGTCAGGCCGCCTTTAGGGGATACAGTATTGGTGTTGAGATTCAGCTCGCCGCCGTTTGAGTAGTAGATCTCTGCCGGATGCTCGTCGCCGTTGTGCATGCGCGAGCCAAAGGTTACCTGAAAACCGCTTGATAGATCGTCCAGCGGACCGTAATCAAACGCGGCAAAAATGGTATCCCAGTTGCGTCGGCCATCTTTCCACTGGTAAATGCCGCCATTGGCAACCACGCTGCGCGGGTGTGCCAGACCGCTAAACCAATGCACGGTATCAATCTGGTGGCTCATCCATTGCCCGGCCAGGCCAGATGAGTACGGCCAGAACAAACGGAACTCCAGGTATTTACGTGGGTCAAAAGCCTCGTAAGGGCGGTTCATTAACCAGCGTTTCCAATCGGTGTCTTCTTCTTTTAATTTATCAAGCAGGTCAGGACGGCGCCAGCGACCGGGTTGATTTACGTTCCAGGTCAGCTCTACCATGGTAATAGGGCCAAATTTGCCCGATTTAATAAAATCTGCAGCGGCATGGTAGTTAGAACCACTGCGGCGCTGCGAGCCGATCTGCACAATCTTACCCGATTCTTTTACCGCTTTGAGTGCGTAGCGGGCATCCTCCATTGTTTCGGCAAACGGTTTTTCTACGTAGGCATCGCAGCCGGCTTTTACGGCTTCGGCGCAATGGCGGGCGTGCTGGAAATCGGCGGTGGAGATGAACACGGCGTCAACCGCTTTACTGTCGTACATTTCTTCATTGTTGCGAAAGGCTTTTACATCGTTCTGCATTTTATCCTTCCACATGGCGGCACCCTGCTCGCGGCGTAGCTTCCAGATGTCTGAAACGCCTACTACCTCAAAATTGAGTTCTTTGGCGTGATTCATAAATGCAGGCATGTGCGAGCTGCGGTGACGGTCTGAAAAACCCACTACACCCACACGCACACGGTCATTAGCACCAATAATGCGTTTGTAGCTTTTTGCGCTGAAGCCATTTTTGGCCAGCATTATACCGGCGCCAGCTAAGGCGGCCTGCCTGATAAATGTACGGCGAGATTGTTCCATCTTCTTTTTGATAGGTTTTAATAGATAATAAAGGAAATTGGTTTATACCGGCTTTAGGACCCCGGCCATTATTGATGAAAATATAGAAATTGAAAATCAATTACAAGCGTAACAATGATGATATAAAGTGGGGTTGAGTTCAGAAGTCTTGATTGCGGCCTAAACTATTGTCATTGCGAGGAGGAACGACGAAGCAATCTCGTCTCACGCTTAATCATGCGACGAGATTGCTTCGTCATCCCATAACACGACCTCCGCTATTCCTCGCAATGACAAAATTGAGATGTCCTTCTATCAACAAAAACCCTATCTTCGCCCTGCTTTTGGTTCCCGGTTTTACGCCCGGGATTAAAAGGGAACACGGTGTAAATCCGCGACTGTCCCGCAGCTGTAAGCTTCTGTTAACCAAGTCCATTCTAATGGTCACTGTGCGCCGCCGGCGCGTGGGAAGACCGGACTACCTGGAGGAAGCAAAGTCAGAAGACCTGCCATAGCTTTAACATTATTCATAGCTTTCGGGGATTGAAGCTGGAATAGCGATACTTTTCGGTGTCTCTTTATTCTTTTGCCTTTTTTCTGCCTGCGGCTATACGCTAAAATCTACCCAAAAAGATGAAGCCTGCCTGGCGCTCTGTGTGTTTATTGCTGCTGTTCCTGCCGATGGGAATTGCCTCTGCGCGTGCCCAAAAACGCGATACTACCAAAACCGATACTCTGCGAAAGCAGCACTTAAAAGAAGTGCAGGTTAAGGGTTTACGCAAAAATCAGGAGAAAGATATGATCCCGGTGCAAACGCTATCAGGGCAACAATTAAAAGATTTGAGCACTCATTCTGTGGCCGATGCTGTGCGCTATTTCTCGGGTGTGCAGGTGAAAGATTATGGCGGCATCGGCGGACTGAAAACCGTAAACGTGCGCAGCCTGGGCACCCAGCATGTGGGCGTTTTTTATGATGGAATTGAATTGGGCAATGCCCAAAATGGGGTGGTTGACCTGGGGCGGTTCTCGCTGGATAATATGGAAGCCATCTCGCTTTACAACGGCCAAAAGAGTGCCATTTTTCAACCGGCAAAAGATTTTTCATCCGCATCGGCTATTTACCTCACTACACGGGTGCCGAAGTTTGAGGACGATAAAAAGGATAACTACCAGTTTGCTTTTAAAACCGGCTCATTCGGGTTGGCTAATCCGTCAGTGCTTTGGGAACACCAATTGCGGGATTCTCTATCCACATCCTTTAACGCTGAGTACCTGTACACCAACGGTCGCTATAAATTTATTTATGCCAAAGCCGGCGGATATGATACCACACAGACCCGTCAAAACGGCGATGTGCGGGCGTTGCGGTTAGAGGGTGGGTTATTCGGTCGTGTTAAAGATGGCGAGTGGAGCACAAAGCTGTATTTCTATAACTCTGGCCGTGGCTATCCCGGTGCGGTGGTGCGTAGCGATACCAACCTGGTTCATCAGGATAGGCAGTGGGATGACAACTTCTTTGTGCAATCAGCATATCAAAAGAAATTCAGTAGCTTATATAGTCTTAGGCTGAGCGCGAAGTATGCTTATGATTACCTGCATTATCTGTCGGACCCACGACTGGATGTAAGTACGCTTTACATCAATAATCATTTCCGGCAGCAGGAGGTTTATCTGTCTGCCGCCAACTTGTTTCAAATTACACCGCATTGGTATGTTAATCTCTCAGAGGATGGCATGTGGAACAAGTTGAATGCCGATCTGGTAGATTTTGTTTACCCCACGCGCTACACTTCTTTAACAGCATTGGCAACTACCATCAATCTCGGTAGAGTACAACTGCAAGGCTCGTTATTGGAAACTTTTGTGCACGAGACTACTCGCGTGGTTAACAGTGCGGCGGGTAATACGCAACAACTCACACCATCGCTTATTGCCGCCTGGCGCCCGCTTGCCGACAGTGCTTTTAGCGTTCGTGCTTTTTACAAACGCATTTTTAGGATGCCTACGTTGAATGATCTTTACTATACTTTCATCGGCAACATTAACCTCAAGCCAGAATATACCACCCAATATGACCTGGGCTTCCGTTGGGAGCGTATGTTTAACGATGGCGCGCTTCGATCAATCGAACTGCAGGTTGATGGCTATTACAACCAGGTACAAAACAAAATCATCGCTGTGCCTACTACCAACCAATACCGGTGGACGATGATTAACCTGGGGTATGTAAAAATCAGGGGGATTGATGTGAGCGCGCAAGGTAACTGGGCTTTATCGGCAAAACTGCTGTTGAGTACGCGACTCAGTTACACCTATCAGCGGGCGCAGGATTTTACCGATGTTGTCAGTCCGTATTACGGCGGACAGATACCTTATGAGCCCTGGAACAGCGGTTCTGTGGTGATGAATCTGTCTTACGGAAAATGGAACGTGAATTACAGCTACATCTATACGGGCGAGCGGTATGATGCCATTGCCAACATCCCCGAAAACTATCATCCACCGTTTTACACGCACGATATTGCTTTGACGCGCACACTGCAACTATCAGGCAAACAATTCAGACTCTCGGCTGAGATCAATAACCTGCTCAACCAGCAATATGAGGTGGTGCAGAGCTACCCCATGCCGGGCACCAACATCAGGCTGATTATCCAAATGAATCTATGAAAAACTTAAATATTGCGGCACTCTGCATTTTAGCGTTTGCCATTATCTCAACCAGTTGCCGCAAAGGCAATGACCCCATACAGCAACCAACCACCACCCAGGTATCTGGTGGGACAGACGATGGTACCATTAAAGGTTTCTTTCTGCTGAACGAAGGCAACATGGGCAGCAACAAAGCCACCATTGACTATTACGATTATCCCAGCGGGAAATATTCCAAAAACATCTATCCATCGCGTAATCCCAACGTGGTGAAAGAGTTGGGCGATGTGGGTAACGATATCCAGATCTATGGCAGTAAGTTGTATGCGGTCATCAACGTATCTAACCTGATCGAGGTGATGGATGTAAAGACCGCCAAACACATTGCTACCATTACGGTACCTAATTGCCGGTATCTGGCTTTTGATAAGGGTTATGCATACGTGAGCTCATACGCTGGTCCGGTGCTGATTGATCCTAACTCGCGGTTGGGTTATGTGGCCCGGATAGATACTGCTACACTGAAGGTGCGCGATACCTGTGTGGTGGGTTATCAGCCGGAGGAAATGGCCATTCGGGATAATAAACTTTATGTGGCTAATTCGGGAGGGTACCGGGTGCCCAATTATGATAACACCGTTTCGGTAATTGATCTGAGTGCTTTTAAGGAGACGAAGAAGATTATTGTCGGCATTAACCTGGATCATATTAAGCCTGACGGACACGGCAATTTGTATGTTACCTCTCGCGGCGATTATAAAACCATTCCTTCAAATACTTACGTCATCAACTCGTCAGACCAGGTATCTGATGTGCTGAACCTGCCCGCCAGCAATCTGACGGTAAGTGGCGACTCTATCTACGTATACAGCACCCAATGGAGTTATGTAACCAATAGCAATGCCATTAGTTATGCCATTATTAACACCCAAAGCAAGACTGTGGTAACGCGCAATTTTATTACAGATGGTACCGATAAGAAGATTGTCATCCCATACGGCATTGCCATCAATCCAGAAACCAAAGAGATTTTTGTGACCGATGCCAAGGATTATATAACCCCTGGTCGTATTTACTGTTTTACGCCGCAGGGCAAGTATAAGTGGGACGCAGAGACGGGCGATATACCGGGGCATATTGTTTTTACACGAACCAGATTGAGCGGGTTCTAAAAAGGAAATTAAAAAACTTGTCATTGCGAGCAGGGCCGCGGGGCAGAACTGAGCGCGAAGCAATCTCTTCGCTTGCATTAGTCCTGCGACGAGATTGCTTCGTCATGCTCTTTCACAAGCCTACGCATTCCTCGCAATGACAAGAGGTATAAATTATTGAACTTATTCGCATTCAAGATTATCAACTACCCATATACTGATTACTTTCTTCAATCAGCGCCTGCATCAATTCTTTAGCCTTAGTATGTTTAAGCAGCGGAGTAATCTGCCCGCCCCAAAATAGCACCATATCATGCTTTTGCTGATCGAGTGCGGCTTTGCGCAGGGGAGACATAAAAGTGGTTTGTAAGGGGAAAGGCAGGATCTGACTTTCTTTACCCACCACATCCTTAGCCATCTGGGTACTTAACCCGCGACCGAGCCTGCCGGTAAACGCCCTGGACAGCATGGTGTATTTAGCGGCCTCAGAGAACAGCGCTTTACGATGCGCCGGCAAAGCACCTGATTCATCACAAGCCAGAAACGCGGTACCCACCTGCACGGCATCGGCACCCAACATTAGCGCCGCTGCTACACCTTTGCCGGTAGCAATACCGCCTGCAGCTATAATTGGGGTTTTGATCTTCTCTTTCAATAGTTGGATCAGCACAAATGTACCCGTTGTTGATTGTTCTGTCGGAGCCATGAACGACGGCCGGTGACCGCCCGCTTCAAAGCCCGAGGCAATGATCATATCCACACCGGTGGCATCCAGCGCCAGGGCCTCATCCAGGGTGGTGGCAGCGCCTACGGTTCTGATGCCCAATCGGCGGCATTGTTCCAGCACATCTTCAGGCAGGGTGCCAAACATAAAGCTGAATACTTTGGGTTTGATATCCAGAATTACCTGTAACTGGTTCTCAAAACGGGTTTTAAACGGAGCCGGTTTTTCTGGCAGGGGGATGCCCACCTCATCAAAATAAGGCTTATAGAGTTGTTTAGCTTGTTCAAACTGCTGGTCGGTAATGATGCCGCCGGGCGCATCGGTGTCTGATACCCAAATGTTAATATTGTAAGGCTTGTCCGTAGCGGCTTTCAGCTGTTTATCTATATCATAAATCTCTTGCGCGCTCAGCGTGTAAGCGCCGTAGCCGCCCAGTCCGCCGGCGTTTGATACCGTAGCCGTCAATTCTATGGTAGAAAGACCGCCACCGAAGGGGCCCTGCATAATGGGGTAATCAATACCCAATAGTTCTGTTGCTTTTGTTTGGTACCACATGGTTTGCTAAGATTAAAGGTTTGTATCGGCTATCATTTTATTTACAATGAGCCATTTGCCATCCAGGCGATGGAAGGATAGGTACTCATGGTAAATAAAATCATACATCTGCACTTTTACTTCGGCAACGGCAATTGAATTGACCACCCTGATATCAATAATCTCCCCTTTAAATGGTTTGCCCGAATCTTTGGGACTTTGACGGTTGGCCACCCCATCAAGGTACTGGCCCAGTGTTTTATAATACGGCTGCCCTTTTACATCTCCAAATAACAGGGTGCCGGGGTGATAAATTTCAATCAGCAAACTCAAATCTCCCTCGTAGATGCCTTTGAAATAACTTTTTTCAAGCACTTGAGCTATAATGGTTTTATCTTGTGTTTCCATGGCGTTAGGTATTTGTGTCCTTCCGGTTTAGTTCAAATTTACAAACCTTAAGGGCGGTTAATATTGATTTTTGAAAGATTAATAGATTAGATCTAGCATACTCAATTTTTAAAACTTTTGTCATTGCGAGGAACGCGAAAGGTAGAGCAAGGGGTGACGAAGCAATCTCGTCGCAGGACAGATGCATGCGACGAGATTGCTTCGCGCTTGACCACGCCCACAGCCCTGCTCGCAATGACAAAATTTTTTAGTAGCTGATTAACAGGTTTTACCCCAAATGATGACCAGCGCCCATACCGCCATCAACGTTAATAATTGCACCCGATACAAAAGTGTTTTTGGCTACGGCGTAAACCATTTGGGCCACTTCATCAACCTCGCCAATACGTTTCAACAGGTGAATACCAGCAGCGGCATCGGCATGCTCACCATGCATTGGTGTACGGATGACGCCTGGTGCGATGGTATTTACACGGATATTGTCTTTCCCAAACTCTGCTGCCAATTGCAATGTCAATGCGTGGATGGCGCCCTTGCTGGATATGGGTGCAGTAGCAGGGGCGCCGCCCAGGGCATGGTAAACAAGCGGAGTGCCGATGTTAATGATGGCACCAGCATGTTGTTTTAGCATTTGCGGGATGATGGCCTGGGTGGTAAAGAAGGTGCCCTTCAAGTTGGTGTTCAGAAACTGATCAAGGTAGGCTTCGTCAACTTCAAGAAATGCCTTGTTGGCAAAGATGCCTGCATTATTGATCAATACGTCTGCCGAGCCGAACTTTTCAATTGCAGTTTTAACCAATTGCTCGCCCGTGCGTTTATCGCTTACGTTACCGGCTACCATGGCCAGGTTAGGGCCTGCACCCAGTTCCTGATAGGTTTGTTCCAGCTTTTCCGGGGTGGCTGAGTTGATAACCACGTTATCACCCTGTGCCAGGAAATAGCTGGCTACTGCTTTGCCGATGCCGCTTGAGGCGCCGGTTACTATTACTGTTTGTGCTTTCATTGTTGTTATTTCCTTTCGGCGGTAATGCCCTTTTCTCTTAGTACTGATGTTTGTTCGCCGGCGTAGCCCCAGTTATCCAATTCAATCTCCTGGATAACTACGTGGGTAAGGTGAGGATCTTTGTTCAGCACCTGGGTAACTACATCGGTTACGCCTTTAATTAATTGCTGTTTTTGCTCGCGGGTAACGCCCTCTTTGGTTACCTCAATTTTTATGTATGGCATGGCTTTAAGTTTTAGGCTAAAGCAGGTTCTGCAACTGCTTTGGCGGTGAGTTTAATATCCAGTTCAAAATCATTGTAAATCAGGGTGTCGCCCAGGTTCAAAAAGAAATTGCCCGAACGGAACTTCATGTTGTAACGTGTACGGTCAATGATGATCTTGCCGGCGGCGGTCAGGTCGCTATCATTGGCATTTACCTCGGCTGCAAAGGTGATGGGATGGGTGATGCCTTTAATAGTCAGGTTGCCGCTTAATTGGTAAGCATTTGGGGCGATAGGCTCCGCGCCGGTAATTATCAGTTTGGCTTCGGGATATTGTTCTGACGAAAAGAAATCGTCTGAAGCCAGGTGACCGGCAAATTGGGCGTTGGTAGCCGGATCTGTAACATCAAGGATGAGGATAGACGTAGTATCAACAATGACTTCGCCACCAGTTAACTGGCCGTTGCTAAAGCTGATGCTGCCGCTTTTAATGCCGATGGTTCCGTTATGTGGGCCGGTTACTTTTCTGCCCGTCCAATCGATGCTGCTCTGAGCAGTTACGATATCGAATTTTTGATTTTCCATTTCTTTTTTGCTTTGTTGTTGATACAAAGTTGCGACGGAAAACCGGGCCGGGCGTGTGACCTAGATCACATTAAAAATGAGAGGGAGGTTATATGATGTAGATCACAATTGATGTATGTTAGGCTGTATTGCGTCTTATTTTGGCCTGCGCGCACCCTTCGACAAGCTCAGGATGACAGCCTTTGCGCACTTAAAGCGTGGGGGCGTAGAGCCACATATTTGTGGCTCACCGGCGATAGTTACATCATACCTGCGGGGAGCCACAAATATGTGGCTCTACATTAAGAAAAATATATTTTACGAATGATAAAGCCTGCTCAGTGTCTCTCTTGATACACCCAAGTAAGCCGCTATCAGGTTCTTCGGGACGATGTTATAAAGTTGCGGGTACATGCGCAGCAATTCTTCATATCGGGATTTGGCATCGTTATTCATGAAAGAGAGCAGGCGCTTTTGCGAGGCTACGTAGCCTTTATTGGTACGCCAGCGGAAGAAATGTTCAACGGCGTGGATCTCGCTGCACAGTTTTTCACGATCTGCATTGTGGAGACAGAGTACCTCGGTATCGGTAATGCAATCAACATTGATGGTGGCACGAGTGTTGGCGTACAGCGCGTTGTAGTCTGACGCCCACCAGGTAGGCATGGCAAACTGCAGGATGTACATTTTAATGTCATCGTTAATATAGAACGATTTGAGGCAGCCTGTCAGTACAAAATACTCGGCATCTACCACATCGCCGGCAGTGATGATGGATTGTCCTTTTTTAAAGGATTGTGGTTTGAAATGCGAAAAAAAATAATCGAACTGATCGTCGGTTAGGCTGATGGTTTTACTGATGTGATCTCGCAGAATTTCTTTAGCGCTCATAGAACACTAAATTAAATAAATTCTTCGGCACAGAGGATTTGGAAAAGGTTGAATGCGAAGCTGACTTTAATTACAATAATCTGCGTGTAACTGCCGCAGTTTGCCGCCCGTCATAGGTTTAACCAGGTAGTTTTTTACAAACGGATAGTTCATACTTCTTTCCTGATCTAACATGCAGATTGACGATGACAGGATATGCACATCAATCTTTTTACCAATTTGTTGATAGATTAACTTTAGGCATTCCAGAAAGTCCCAACCGCTTACCTTGGGCATTTGCAGATCGAGCAAAATAATATCCGGTACGTGGGTAATATTATTCCCGTCAGTTTTAAGGGCATCCAGCAGATCCTGCGCATTTTCTATGTGCTGCATTTTCTGAAAAAGGCCCTCGCGCTCACAGATTCGCTTTACGATCAAATGATCGAGCGCATTATCATCAATCATTACAATTTGTTGCTGCATAGTAATAGCTATTAGGCAAATAGTATGCCTGAGCGTTGTGGTCTGAAGCTGATTTTGCAAGCAAGTTGTAAAATTGATTTTAATTACTAGTCAACGTCTTCAACGCAAAAACAAAAAGCCGTCCTGATTGCACAGAACGGCTTTGCGACAAGTGTGGTGCCTGTCTGGCCCGCACCAACGGCTGGGGCGCGGGTCAGCAGGACTTATCTTGCTTACAAGTTCTTATTTCAATAGCGGTACCGGTTTTTAGTCCCGCTCATATCTGTTTAAAATTTAAATGTTATGCTGGCAATCAGCTGGCGCAACTGCTGCGGATTAGCTGTGAACGATGGCGAGTAATACCGCTTGTTACCCAAATTGCTACCTGAAATGCCAAACCGCCATTTAGCCTGATCATAAAATACTGAGGCGTTAAACAACACGAATGAAGGGATGACGATGGTGTTATTCAGATCATAATAACTTTTTTCTGAATAGTTGGCACCGGCGCCAAAGCCCACATCGGCCAGTGGGTTGCCGGGCTGAAATTTGTAGCTTGCCCAAACGTTAGCCACGTTGCGCGGTGTGCCTGTTACATCTTTACCCACGCCTGATGCCGCGCGGGTATACTGGTTTTTGTTGTAAACATAACCTGCCAGCAGGTTCAGGCCCGGTGCAGGGTTAGCCGTAACGCTGGCTTCTACACCCTGACTTTTCTGTGTGCCATCCTGTAGGGCAAAATTGTTTTCATAACGGACGGAGTTATCAATATTTATCTGGTAGTAGCTTAAACTGGCCGATACCAGTCCGTGTACCACATCCAGCTTAACGCCGCCTTCTAACTGCCGGGCAAACTCTGGTTTTAGCACAACGGTGGTGCCGTCGGGTTGTACTGCCGGGCCGTTGTTGGTAAAGCCGCTCATGTAGTTGCCAAAAAGAGAGATGCGGTCTTTAATAGGCTGATAGATCAATCCAAACTTTGGCGTTACTGATGTTTGGCTGTAGCCATCGGTGCCCTGTAACTGGTAGCGGTCTACACGGGCGCTTAGCAGTACCATCAGGTTATCGGTCAGGTTAACCAGGTCAGACGCATAAGTGGCATACTGATTGACATTGTTAAGGAACATGCCGGGGGTAGATGCCTGTAGCGCTGCGTCGGCAATGGGTTTAGTTACCGGGGTGTAGGGCTTGGTGATGTCTATCAGGTCTACATCGGCAAAATCATAAGTAAAATCGGTACGGGTGTGGGTATAATCCAGTCCCCATACAAAACGGTTGCGCAGGCCGCCTATGTTGAAATCGCCGTGCAGGTTGTGTTGGATATCGCTGTTTATGGTAGTTATAGGGCCGTACAACGCAATGCTTCGGTCAATATGCGTTGCATCTGTAAAAGTAGGGTAGTACTGGTAGCTATGCTCAACACGCTCATTGTTGACCGAGATATTGGTTTGCGAGTACCAGTGCTCGTTAAACTTATAATTGGCCTGGAAATAAGTGCGGAGGGTAGAGGCCACGGCGTTCAGGTCATCATTATACAGTACAGATTTATAATCCAGCGGAATCTGGTTGATGTTTTTTACGTTGAGCGCATTAAACACCAGGTAAGGCGTTTTGGTCAGGTCTTCCTTATAAGCTTCCACATCAAATTGAAGCGTCAACTTGTCGCTGGCCTTGAAGGTAAGGCTGGGGGCGAAGGTGGTGGTATTGTTATGCCCGGTAGTAAGGAAACTTTGCTCGCGGTTAACGGCGGCGTTGGTACGCAGCAATACAGTTTTATCGGCATTAAGCGGTGTATTGATGTCAACAGTGGCTCTACTTAAGCCGAACGTCCCCATAGAGTAATTTACCTCACCTTTAAAAGTATCGAAAGGTTTTTTGGTGACCATGTTGATGGCGCCGCCATAGCTGGATACCACATTGCCGAACAGTACGGCCGATGGCCCTTTCAGTACTTCAAAATGATCGATATTAACCGGATCTACCCCCGAGCGACCAGCACCGATAAACTGTACACCATTACGTGCGGCAACTTCGGCAGTGAAACCACGTAGGGTGATACTGGTGCCGCCAGCCGGGTCTTTAGATGGTACCGCGCCAGGTACGTTAGCTAAAGCTTGCGATATGTTGACCACCTGCTGCTCTTTCATCACATCGCTGGTCACTACGCTGTAGATCTGTGGGTTTTCCAGGTTACTGAGTGGTAATTTGGCTACATCCTGACTGCCTTTGCGGGTAAATTTGTTCACCTTGCCAGATGATACCACTACTTCTTGCAGGCGTTGATTGCTTTCTGTAAGGGTAAAGTTTTCTGTAGATGTATTGCCGGAAGTAACGGTAACCTGGCGGTTCTGTGTGCCCAGCCCGGTAAAGCTGGCTACCAGGGTATAAGTGCCCGGAGCGATGTTGTTTATACTGTAATGGCCGTTTTTGCTAACGGTTGCGCCTTTGGTTGTACCTTGCAAACTGATGTTTACAAACTCGGCAGGCTTGCCGTCTGATGTTTCTACCCGGCCTTTAATGCTGCCGTTTTGTGCGAAGGCGAAGGTTGTTAAAAAGAGGAGCAGGAGGGTAGCTGAAAATTTTGTTGAAAAGAATGAAAGCGGTTTTTTACTGCATAGTAAAGAATCCATAGTTTTGATGCAATGATTAATGGGTTGAAGAATCTGTTAACATGTGCCCGGTGTGATGTTTGGCGACGGATCACCGGGCTTTTTATTGAAGAAGTGTTACATAGGCAATGCGTATTTAGCGCAAAGTAATATGTTATTTAGAATAAATCCAAATAAAAATAAATTCAGATGAAAAATGCCAGATATTGACAACCTCTGCCAAGAAATATGTTCAGCGATTTCTGAAAAAAGGGAAGAAATTAAGTGTTAAAATGAGCTGCAGTTAATAGCACCCTAATCATTTTAGAGGCCATGCACTGTAGTAACTCAGTATTTTATAGTTACCAGCAACCCTGCCAAATACAAAGCCAAATTCAGTTTCTTTACCGTTATCCTGCGTGTAGTGCATGTTTAGTT
This region of Mucilaginibacter yixingensis genomic DNA includes:
- a CDS encoding TonB-dependent receptor; its protein translation is MKPAWRSVCLLLLFLPMGIASARAQKRDTTKTDTLRKQHLKEVQVKGLRKNQEKDMIPVQTLSGQQLKDLSTHSVADAVRYFSGVQVKDYGGIGGLKTVNVRSLGTQHVGVFYDGIELGNAQNGVVDLGRFSLDNMEAISLYNGQKSAIFQPAKDFSSASAIYLTTRVPKFEDDKKDNYQFAFKTGSFGLANPSVLWEHQLRDSLSTSFNAEYLYTNGRYKFIYAKAGGYDTTQTRQNGDVRALRLEGGLFGRVKDGEWSTKLYFYNSGRGYPGAVVRSDTNLVHQDRQWDDNFFVQSAYQKKFSSLYSLRLSAKYAYDYLHYLSDPRLDVSTLYINNHFRQQEVYLSAANLFQITPHWYVNLSEDGMWNKLNADLVDFVYPTRYTSLTALATTINLGRVQLQGSLLETFVHETTRVVNSAAGNTQQLTPSLIAAWRPLADSAFSVRAFYKRIFRMPTLNDLYYTFIGNINLKPEYTTQYDLGFRWERMFNDGALRSIELQVDGYYNQVQNKIIAVPTTNQYRWTMINLGYVKIRGIDVSAQGNWALSAKLLLSTRLSYTYQRAQDFTDVVSPYYGGQIPYEPWNSGSVVMNLSYGKWNVNYSYIYTGERYDAIANIPENYHPPFYTHDIALTRTLQLSGKQFRLSAEINNLLNQQYEVVQSYPMPGTNIRLIIQMNL
- a CDS encoding 4-oxalocrotonate tautomerase family protein; amino-acid sequence: MPYIKIEVTKEGVTREQKQQLIKGVTDVVTQVLNKDPHLTHVVIQEIELDNWGYAGEQTSVLREKGITAERK
- a CDS encoding nuclear transport factor 2 family protein; this translates as METQDKTIIAQVLEKSYFKGIYEGDLSLLIEIYHPGTLLFGDVKGQPYYKTLGQYLDGVANRQSPKDSGKPFKGEIIDIRVVNSIAVAEVKVQMYDFIYHEYLSFHRLDGKWLIVNKMIADTNL
- a CDS encoding YceI family protein, which translates into the protein MENQKFDIVTAQSSIDWTGRKVTGPHNGTIGIKSGSISFSNGQLTGGEVIVDTTSILILDVTDPATNAQFAGHLASDDFFSSEQYPEAKLIITGAEPIAPNAYQLSGNLTIKGITHPITFAAEVNANDSDLTAAGKIIIDRTRYNMKFRSGNFFLNLGDTLIYNDFELDIKLTAKAVAEPALA
- a CDS encoding Gfo/Idh/MocA family protein, with the protein product MEQSRRTFIRQAALAGAGIMLAKNGFSAKSYKRIIGANDRVRVGVVGFSDRHRSSHMPAFMNHAKELNFEVVGVSDIWKLRREQGAAMWKDKMQNDVKAFRNNEEMYDSKAVDAVFISTADFQHARHCAEAVKAGCDAYVEKPFAETMEDARYALKAVKESGKIVQIGSQRRSGSNYHAAADFIKSGKFGPITMVELTWNVNQPGRWRRPDLLDKLKEEDTDWKRWLMNRPYEAFDPRKYLEFRLFWPYSSGLAGQWMSHQIDTVHWFSGLAHPRSVVANGGIYQWKDGRRNWDTIFAAFDYGPLDDLSSGFQVTFGSRMHNGDEHPAEIYYSNGGELNLNTNTVSPKGGLTEKMAAAMGMKANLLPEVKLPNNEAVVASANTGGDILTSNHVRNWMECVRSRQQPHAPVEAGYSHSIATIMTNAAVHTGQKATFDEKTQEVMAGGKVFKY
- a CDS encoding nitronate monooxygenase family protein, which codes for MWYQTKATELLGIDYPIMQGPFGGGLSTIELTATVSNAGGLGGYGAYTLSAQEIYDIDKQLKAATDKPYNINIWVSDTDAPGGIITDQQFEQAKQLYKPYFDEVGIPLPEKPAPFKTRFENQLQVILDIKPKVFSFMFGTLPEDVLEQCRRLGIRTVGAATTLDEALALDATGVDMIIASGFEAGGHRPSFMAPTEQSTTGTFVLIQLLKEKIKTPIIAAGGIATGKGVAAALMLGADAVQVGTAFLACDESGALPAHRKALFSEAAKYTMLSRAFTGRLGRGLSTQMAKDVVGKESQILPFPLQTTFMSPLRKAALDQQKHDMVLFWGGQITPLLKHTKAKELMQALIEESNQYMGS
- a CDS encoding SDR family NAD(P)-dependent oxidoreductase; amino-acid sequence: MKAQTVIVTGASSGIGKAVASYFLAQGDNVVINSATPEKLEQTYQELGAGPNLAMVAGNVSDKRTGEQLVKTAIEKFGSADVLINNAGIFANKAFLEVDEAYLDQFLNTNLKGTFFTTQAIIPQMLKQHAGAIINIGTPLVYHALGGAPATAPISSKGAIHALTLQLAAEFGKDNIRVNTIAPGVIRTPMHGEHADAAAGIHLLKRIGEVDEVAQMVYAVAKNTFVSGAIINVDGGMGAGHHLG
- a CDS encoding YncE family protein, encoding MKNLNIAALCILAFAIISTSCRKGNDPIQQPTTTQVSGGTDDGTIKGFFLLNEGNMGSNKATIDYYDYPSGKYSKNIYPSRNPNVVKELGDVGNDIQIYGSKLYAVINVSNLIEVMDVKTAKHIATITVPNCRYLAFDKGYAYVSSYAGPVLIDPNSRLGYVARIDTATLKVRDTCVVGYQPEEMAIRDNKLYVANSGGYRVPNYDNTVSVIDLSAFKETKKIIVGINLDHIKPDGHGNLYVTSRGDYKTIPSNTYVINSSDQVSDVLNLPASNLTVSGDSIYVYSTQWSYVTNSNAISYAIINTQSKTVVTRNFITDGTDKKIVIPYGIAINPETKEIFVTDAKDYITPGRIYCFTPQGKYKWDAETGDIPGHIVFTRTRLSGF